In the Nitrospirota bacterium genome, CGTGGCCGGCCTGACGCAAGGCCCGCACCCCATCGGGCGTGACACTGACTCGATATTCATGATCCTTAATCTCTTTTGGCACCCCGATGACCATGGTCGTTCCCTCCTCGCAAAACTCCTTCGCCGACATCTCAGTCCATTCTGCTACAACGCTGATAAAAATGCACCGACTGTCTCTCGCGAACCGGCCCATCGGGTGGACAGTGCGCGCGGGCCTAGTGTAAGATTCGCCCCTCTTCAGCTCACGATCGACAGAGGGAGGCTCTATGGATTCCGCAGCTGGATCATCCTGCAACGCCTGCGGCGCGACCGGCACCGCACTCATGAAATTATCGCTCGGGAAGGACTTTTTTGGCCGGACCTACGACCGCCTGTCCCCCTCGACCGATCAAAGCCCGAAATGGTACTGCGAAGGCTGTTCGATGCAGAAAAATCTCCAGCGAGACTTTCGCGATATCAGTGGGGAATTCGATAAACTTTCAGCCGGGCAGGGCTCAGCCCTGTCCGACCAAGAAGAGTTTCAACGGGCCTCGCTACGGCTACGTGAAATCACCGCGATTCTCACCGGCACGTCGACGCACTCCCCATTTCTGACCTCTGCCGACGTTACCCAACTCATCGGCCGCATGCACACCGTCACGATGCCTGCCTAACTGGGAGTCAATTCATGCCCGGATTCAAGAGACATATTTTCGTCTGCACCAACCAGCGTTCACCGGACGATCCCCGTGGGAGCTGCTCCAAACTGGGGTCCGAAGCCCTCCATGCCCACTTCAAGCAAGAAGCGAAACGTCTGGACCTGAAAGACGTCGTCCGCGCCAATAAAGCGGGGTGCCTGGATCGTTGTGCAGAAGGGCCGAGCGTGGTGATCTATCCTGAAGGCGTGTGGTATCAAGTCAAGACCAATGCCGACGTGACAGAAATCATGGAGCACCACGTCGTCAAGGGCGAAGTCGTGACCCGTCTCGTCATGCCCGACCACCCAATTCCCACGATACTCCCTCCGCTCACATTGTAGCGTCGACCGAAAAGGATGCTGATGGCCGTCGAAGAAAAATGGAAAGCCAACCTGGAAAAGGTGGCCTTCATGAAGCAGTTTCCAGGATTGCTCGGGAACTGGGAAACCTTGGCGGAGAAGACCGTCAAAGCCGTCATCCCCCTCAAGGGGAAACAGGGAGCCGCGGTGCTC is a window encoding:
- a CDS encoding (2Fe-2S) ferredoxin domain-containing protein, with protein sequence MPGFKRHIFVCTNQRSPDDPRGSCSKLGSEALHAHFKQEAKRLDLKDVVRANKAGCLDRCAEGPSVVIYPEGVWYQVKTNADVTEIMEHHVVKGEVVTRLVMPDHPIPTILPPLTL